A genomic stretch from Pelodiscus sinensis isolate JC-2024 chromosome 23, ASM4963464v1, whole genome shotgun sequence includes:
- the LOC102450833 gene encoding claudin-16-like isoform X2, which produces MGAIFQLMAFGLGLLSAFLLVVATCTDCWMVNADDSLEVSLKCRGLWRECVTNVQDGIRTCDQYDSILADHPLKIVVTRALLIAADILAGSALVMLLLGLDCIKFLKDAPRIKLQMCYAGGFTLGLGSVLGMVGSVWYAVDVYVERATLVLHNVFLGIHYNFGWSCWLGMIGSTGCFLASVMLTCCLYLFTDARPLRRSQRSNCPSGRTGTGRMYVINSRV; this is translated from the exons ATGGGTGCAATTTTCCAGCTGATGGCTTTTGGCCTGGGTCTCCTCTCCGCCTTCCTCCTGGTCGTAGCCACCTGCACCGACTGCTGGATGGTCAATGCTGACGACAGCCTGGAG GTCAGCCTCAAGTGCCGGGGGCTTTGGCGGGAATGTGTCACCAACGTGCAAGACGGCATCCGGACTTGTGACCAGTATGATTCCATTTTAGCCGACCATCCAC TGAAGATCGTGGTGACCCGAGCCCTGCTGATCGCAGCTGACATTCTGGCCGGCTCCGCCTTGGTCATGCTGCTGCTGGGTCTGGACTGCATCAAGTTCCTCAAGGACGCGCCCCGGATCAAGCTGCAGATGTGCTACGCGGGCGGCTTCACGCTGGGCCTTGGCA GCGTCCTGGGCATGGTGGGCTCTGTGTGGTACGCGGTGGACGTCTATGTGGAGAGAGCCACTCTGGTGCTACACAACGTATTCCTGGGAATCCACTACAACTTCGGCTGGTCTTGCTGGCTGGGAATGATTGGTTCAACTGGTTGCTTTCTGGCCTCCGTCATGCTGACCTGCTGCCTGTATCTCTTCACAG ATGCTAGACCCCTCAGGAGATCTCAAAGATCCAACTGCCCCTCTGGGAGAACTGGCACCGGGCGGATGTATGTGATAAACTCCCGTGTGTAA
- the LOC102450833 gene encoding claudin-16-like isoform X1 codes for MGAIFQLMAFGLGLLSAFLLVVATCTDCWMVNADDSLEVSLKCRGLWRECVTNVQDGIRTCDQYDSILADHPLKIVVTRALLIAADILAGSALVMLLLGLDCIKFLKDAPRIKLQMCYAGGFTLGLGSVLGMVGSVWYAVDVYVERATLVLHNVFLGIHYNFGWSCWLGMIGSTGCFLASVMLTCCLYLFTGQSWQQQPPSDTPITDLQTRQSLQKRSDAQFECFEPDSGGNNNWGVSLISRC; via the exons ATGGGTGCAATTTTCCAGCTGATGGCTTTTGGCCTGGGTCTCCTCTCCGCCTTCCTCCTGGTCGTAGCCACCTGCACCGACTGCTGGATGGTCAATGCTGACGACAGCCTGGAG GTCAGCCTCAAGTGCCGGGGGCTTTGGCGGGAATGTGTCACCAACGTGCAAGACGGCATCCGGACTTGTGACCAGTATGATTCCATTTTAGCCGACCATCCAC TGAAGATCGTGGTGACCCGAGCCCTGCTGATCGCAGCTGACATTCTGGCCGGCTCCGCCTTGGTCATGCTGCTGCTGGGTCTGGACTGCATCAAGTTCCTCAAGGACGCGCCCCGGATCAAGCTGCAGATGTGCTACGCGGGCGGCTTCACGCTGGGCCTTGGCA GCGTCCTGGGCATGGTGGGCTCTGTGTGGTACGCGGTGGACGTCTATGTGGAGAGAGCCACTCTGGTGCTACACAACGTATTCCTGGGAATCCACTACAACTTCGGCTGGTCTTGCTGGCTGGGAATGATTGGTTCAACTGGTTGCTTTCTGGCCTCCGTCATGCTGACCTGCTGCCTGTATCTCTTCACAGGTCAGTCGTGGCAACAGCAGCCTCCCAGCGACACGCCCATTACAGATTTGCAAACTCGCCAGTCACTTCAGAAACGGAGTGACGCACAGTTTGAATGTTTTGAGCCGGATTCAGGAGGAAACAACAACTGGGGAGTCTCCCTGATCAGTCGATGCTAA